From Scytonema millei VB511283, the proteins below share one genomic window:
- a CDS encoding DUF3110 domain-containing protein — MIAPMRVFVLLFNARTENEGIHTIQTGDRNKVLMFESEDDAARFALMLEAQDFPAPTVEAMDAEEIKDFCDSAGYDWEVVPEGALALPPEINIEQTDWQLDDEGKPLVEEKSDSDMSDNELDSIRRRLEGLL, encoded by the coding sequence ATGATTGCACCCATGCGTGTATTTGTGTTACTGTTTAATGCCCGCACGGAAAATGAGGGCATTCATACTATTCAAACAGGCGATCGCAATAAGGTATTGATGTTTGAGTCAGAAGATGATGCAGCACGTTTTGCCTTAATGCTAGAAGCACAAGATTTTCCCGCCCCTACGGTGGAAGCGATGGATGCAGAGGAAATCAAGGATTTTTGCGACAGTGCTGGCTATGACTGGGAAGTTGTTCCAGAAGGTGCGCTTGCACTTCCACCAGAAATCAACATAGAGCAAACCGACTGGCAATTAGATGATGAAGGTAAACCCTTAGTTGAAGAAAAGTCTGACTCAGATATGTCCGATAATGAGTTGGATAGCATTAGGCGGCGGTTGGAAGGCTTATTGTGA
- a CDS encoding site-2 protease family protein, which translates to MFTTASETPIILTVVLVALGILSWGFIRARRFGKLGILAWLQSVVLISPWLLFFGLFATGIYLNLAGVLLLIVASTAIYVFLGNRLRAAGQDAILRAKATEKLSGNSTTPEPNAADDGSVKAAEILNKPEVMPIPDEDLTAIRGIFGIDTFFATESIPYQDGVIFKGNLRGEPEAVYNRLNATLQERMGTSETAPEKPRYRLFLVENVDGRPVVIILPSRNDPRPSTVGQKIFALVLFLATIATSLETAGILQGFDFFTTPARFPEALPIALGILAVLAAHEIGHRVLAQRYQVRLSPPFFLPTLQIGAFGAITRIESLLPNRTALFDIAIAGPVAGGVVSLLMLFAGLILSHPGSMYQVPSQFFQGSILVGALSKVVLGSAVNQALVDVHPLTIIGWLGLVITALNLMPAGQLDGGRVVQAIYGRKTAGRTTFATVIVLAIASLANPLALYWAVVILFLQRDLERPSLNELTEPNDARAALGLLALFLMIAILLPLTPALAGRLGIGG; encoded by the coding sequence ATGTTTACTACGGCATCAGAAACCCCCATCATCCTCACCGTTGTCTTGGTTGCACTCGGTATCTTGAGTTGGGGCTTTATCAGGGCGAGGCGATTTGGCAAACTCGGCATTCTTGCCTGGTTACAGTCAGTAGTGCTGATCTCTCCCTGGCTGCTATTCTTTGGCTTATTCGCCACCGGAATTTATCTCAATTTGGCGGGAGTGTTGCTGTTAATTGTCGCTTCGACAGCCATATATGTCTTTCTCGGCAATCGTCTCCGCGCCGCTGGTCAAGATGCTATTCTCCGCGCCAAAGCCACAGAAAAACTGTCAGGTAACTCGACAACCCCAGAACCAAATGCAGCAGATGATGGTTCGGTCAAGGCAGCAGAAATACTGAACAAACCGGAGGTGATGCCCATCCCAGATGAAGACCTGACTGCCATTCGCGGTATTTTTGGCATCGACACATTTTTTGCCACAGAGTCAATTCCCTATCAGGATGGCGTAATTTTCAAAGGCAACCTACGCGGAGAACCGGAAGCAGTTTACAATCGCCTCAATGCAACCTTGCAAGAACGCATGGGAACGAGCGAAACAGCTCCAGAGAAACCCCGCTATCGCTTATTTTTGGTGGAAAATGTCGATGGTAGACCAGTCGTCATCATCCTTCCTAGCCGCAACGACCCCCGCCCCTCAACCGTAGGACAAAAGATTTTCGCGCTAGTTCTCTTTCTGGCTACCATTGCTACTAGTTTAGAAACTGCTGGTATCCTGCAAGGATTTGACTTCTTTACAACTCCAGCTCGTTTCCCCGAAGCTTTACCAATTGCATTGGGAATTTTGGCTGTTTTAGCCGCTCATGAAATCGGACATCGGGTATTAGCCCAGCGCTACCAAGTTCGCCTCAGTCCTCCCTTCTTCCTGCCAACGCTGCAAATTGGAGCATTTGGAGCAATCACCCGGATTGAGTCGCTACTACCTAATCGTACAGCCCTATTTGACATTGCTATAGCTGGTCCCGTGGCTGGGGGTGTTGTTTCCTTACTCATGCTGTTTGCGGGTTTGATCCTCTCGCATCCTGGCAGTATGTATCAGGTTCCGTCGCAATTTTTCCAAGGCTCAATTTTGGTGGGAGCCTTATCTAAAGTTGTGTTAGGTTCTGCCGTCAACCAAGCTTTAGTAGACGTTCACCCGTTGACAATAATCGGTTGGTTGGGTTTAGTCATTACAGCACTGAATCTGATGCCAGCCGGACAGCTAGATGGCGGGCGAGTCGTACAAGCAATTTACGGGCGCAAAACCGCCGGACGCACGACTTTTGCAACCGTCATCGTTTTGGCGATCGCATCTTTAGCTAATCCGTTAGCTTTATACTGGGCAGTTGTTATCCTTTTCTTGCAACGAGATTTAGAACGCCCTAGCCTGAACGAGTTAACAGAACCAAATGACGCAAGAGCCGCATTAGGCTTACTCGCTTTATTCTTGATGATAGCTATCCTCCTACCCCTCACACCCGCATTAGCAGGACGCTTGGGAATTGGTGGTTAA
- the murQ gene encoding N-acetylmuramic acid 6-phosphate etherase has product MDRGHLLTEQVNPSSQNLDKLSCLELVELFNCEDAKAVAAVAEAKQELAEAIARTAKSLRHGGRLFYIGAGTSGRLGVLDASECPPTFCTSPEMVQGIIAGGAAALVRSSEDLEDRAEDGVGAIAQHKITQLDVVVGITAGGTTPYVQGALQAAKARGATTIFIACVPQEQVQIDVDVDIRLLVGAEILAGSTRLKAGTATKLALNIISTGTMVQLGKVYGNRMVDVAVTNNKLRDRALRILRDLTDLEPDAAETLLDRSGKSVKLALLMHWTGLDKAEGDRLLVEHKGNLRAAVASCQG; this is encoded by the coding sequence ATGGATCGCGGTCATCTACTAACAGAACAGGTTAATCCTAGCAGTCAGAATCTAGACAAACTCAGTTGTTTAGAGTTGGTAGAGTTATTTAACTGCGAGGATGCCAAAGCAGTAGCGGCGGTGGCAGAAGCGAAGCAAGAATTAGCTGAGGCGATCGCCCGTACAGCAAAATCGTTGCGTCACGGGGGGCGGCTGTTTTATATTGGAGCGGGAACGAGCGGACGTTTGGGTGTATTGGATGCTTCAGAGTGTCCGCCGACGTTTTGCACCTCACCAGAAATGGTACAGGGAATTATTGCTGGGGGTGCGGCGGCTTTAGTTCGCAGTTCGGAAGACTTGGAGGATCGGGCGGAGGATGGCGTAGGTGCGATCGCCCAACATAAAATTACTCAATTAGATGTTGTTGTGGGCATTACCGCAGGGGGAACCACGCCTTACGTTCAGGGTGCGTTGCAAGCAGCCAAAGCTAGAGGAGCTACGACAATTTTTATCGCTTGCGTACCGCAAGAGCAAGTCCAAATTGATGTGGATGTAGATATTCGCCTGTTGGTAGGAGCGGAGATTTTAGCAGGCTCGACGCGACTCAAAGCCGGAACCGCTACTAAATTGGCATTAAATATTATTTCTACGGGGACGATGGTGCAGTTGGGCAAAGTTTACGGCAATCGTATGGTAGATGTTGCCGTGACAAATAACAAGTTACGCGATCGCGCTTTACGCATTTTACGCGACCTCACCGATTTAGAGCCCGATGCAGCTGAAACATTACTCGATCGCAGTGGTAAATCGGTAAAATTGGCTTTATTAATGCACTGGACTGGGTTAGATAAAGCAGAAGGCGATCGGTTGTTAGTAGAACACAAAGGTAATCTCAGGGCTGCTGTTGCGAGTTGTCAGGGGTAA